One region of Halomicrobium sp. LC1Hm genomic DNA includes:
- a CDS encoding DUF1028 domain-containing protein, producing the protein MTFSICVQEEYTDEDGDEQTRFGVAVTTRLAAVGTLCPFVSENGAVATQSRVNVDLGRRGIEYVDDGLAVEDALQSLLDADDGKVERQLHGVDADGEFAFSGAECGEWFGHEVGDDYTVAGNLLTGADVLTDTAAAYEDGRDGDAPLAERLIDALEAGHAAGGDKRTELQVQSAALLVATTEDRPADPYYDDLRVDATETPIEDLRETYELARESYEQALARAAETTDDEDESVGEEADGSGS; encoded by the coding sequence GTGACCTTCAGCATCTGCGTCCAAGAGGAGTACACCGACGAGGACGGCGACGAACAGACCCGCTTCGGCGTCGCGGTGACGACCCGACTGGCCGCGGTCGGGACGCTGTGTCCGTTCGTCAGCGAGAACGGCGCAGTCGCGACACAGAGCCGCGTCAACGTCGATCTCGGGCGACGCGGGATCGAGTACGTCGACGACGGGCTGGCCGTCGAAGATGCCTTGCAGTCGCTGCTCGACGCAGACGACGGCAAGGTCGAGCGACAGCTCCACGGCGTCGACGCCGACGGCGAGTTCGCCTTCTCCGGCGCGGAGTGTGGCGAGTGGTTCGGCCACGAGGTCGGCGACGACTACACCGTCGCGGGCAACCTGCTGACCGGGGCCGACGTGCTCACAGACACCGCCGCGGCCTACGAGGACGGGCGCGACGGCGACGCGCCGCTGGCCGAGCGGCTGATCGACGCGCTCGAAGCGGGCCACGCGGCCGGGGGCGACAAGCGCACGGAGCTACAGGTCCAGAGCGCGGCCCTGCTGGTCGCGACGACCGAAGACCGGCCCGCAGATCCCTACTACGACGACCTGCGAGTCGACGCGACCGAGACGCCGATCGAGGACCTGCGCGAGACGTACGAACTGGCCAGAGAGAGCTACGAGCAGGCGCTAGCGAGAGCAGCAGAGACAACGGACGACGAGGACGAGAGTGTCGGCGAGGAGGCGGACGGCAGCGGGTCGTGA
- a CDS encoding amidohydrolase family protein, whose translation MTADFVVHDAVVVTVDERNRVYESGTVVVRDGDIATVRESRAGDAQIEADHVLDGAGRLVLPGLVNAHAHLEGTALTGAFSEMGPVELFAQMTPLIADMASEHDDLLRAGYELAALTHLQGGVTTVNTMDVRPALGADILGEAGLRAVMGPMLSDLFWDRSVDAQFERARSFVEQFDGSYDGRISAALCPHDDWSCTRDLWERVADLAAEYPEVPVHTHLLELGESDEMARANGSDDSLALLDAVGLLDDRLVGAHFRVADERDIERMSEADAGVAHCPSIFGYYNLDPETPWTPVADLREAGVAVGLGLDDHYWHDSVDLFEEARSARLLANLDAGAQQYDSMALVRMLTAESADAVGIESVGRLVPGARGDLAVLDVDQAKFTPLTNVAAQLANGARRSDVETVVVDGEVVVEDGVVQTMDAQAVRERATAAVEQFAAATEWDLGLGTPEPPSLRDVLADAPKRGPAKLLGRLGTQKLRDVFR comes from the coding sequence GTGACGGCGGACTTCGTCGTCCACGACGCAGTGGTCGTGACCGTCGACGAGCGCAACCGCGTCTACGAGTCCGGCACCGTCGTGGTCCGGGACGGCGACATCGCGACCGTCCGAGAGAGCCGGGCGGGCGACGCCCAGATCGAGGCCGATCACGTCCTCGACGGAGCAGGGCGGCTCGTGTTGCCCGGACTCGTGAACGCCCACGCACACCTGGAGGGGACCGCGCTGACGGGTGCCTTCAGCGAGATGGGGCCGGTCGAGCTGTTCGCCCAGATGACGCCGCTGATCGCCGACATGGCCAGCGAGCACGACGACCTGCTGCGAGCGGGGTACGAGCTGGCGGCCCTGACTCACCTCCAGGGGGGCGTGACGACGGTCAACACGATGGACGTGCGCCCGGCACTGGGCGCGGACATCCTCGGCGAGGCGGGGCTGCGGGCAGTGATGGGACCCATGCTGTCGGACCTGTTCTGGGACCGGTCGGTCGACGCACAGTTCGAGCGGGCCCGCTCGTTCGTCGAGCAGTTCGACGGCAGCTACGACGGCCGCATCAGCGCCGCCCTCTGTCCCCACGACGACTGGTCGTGTACGCGCGACCTCTGGGAGCGCGTCGCAGACCTGGCGGCCGAGTACCCCGAGGTGCCCGTCCACACGCACCTGCTGGAACTCGGCGAAAGCGACGAGATGGCCCGCGCGAACGGGAGCGACGATTCGCTCGCGCTGCTGGACGCGGTCGGACTGCTCGACGACCGACTCGTGGGCGCGCACTTCCGGGTCGCCGACGAGAGGGACATCGAGCGGATGAGCGAGGCCGACGCCGGTGTCGCACACTGTCCGTCCATCTTCGGCTACTACAACCTCGATCCAGAGACTCCCTGGACGCCGGTGGCCGACCTGCGCGAGGCCGGCGTGGCCGTCGGCCTCGGTCTTGACGACCACTACTGGCACGACTCCGTCGACCTGTTCGAAGAGGCGCGCTCGGCTCGCCTGCTGGCCAACCTCGACGCGGGAGCACAGCAGTACGACTCGATGGCGCTGGTCCGGATGCTCACCGCCGAGAGCGCCGACGCGGTGGGCATCGAGTCGGTCGGCCGCCTCGTCCCCGGTGCTCGTGGCGACCTCGCCGTCCTCGACGTCGACCAGGCGAAGTTTACGCCGTTGACCAACGTGGCGGCACAGCTCGCGAACGGTGCCCGCCGTTCGGACGTGGAGACGGTCGTCGTCGACGGCGAGGTGGTCGTCGAGGACGGCGTCGTCCAGACGATGGACGCGCAAGCGGTCCGGGAACGGGCCACGGCAGCCGTCGAGCAGTTCGCGGCGGCGACCGAGTGGGACCTCGGGCTCGGAACGCCCGAACCACCGTCACTCAGGGACGTGCTCGCCGACGCGCCAAAGCGCGGGCCGGCGAAGCTGCTGGGACGGCTTGGGACACAGAAGCTCCGAGATGTGTTCAGGTGA
- a CDS encoding TIGR00341 family protein, with translation MRLVQVTIPAGKRDAILQALDDEGIDYVVNDETSGREYTGVAYFPLPSAAVEPVLEQLRAVGIDEDGYTVIVDANTVISRQFDELQERYDEEEDEDRIAREELTARASDMAPAFSTYVVMTVVSALIATAGLLLDSPAVVVGSMVIAPLIGPAMATSVGTVMDDQEMFRRGVKLQLLGLVLAVVSAGLFAFLVRSVHLIPPLADVTSIPEIRERVAPDFLSLVVALGAGVAGVVSLSSGVSTALVGVMIAVALIPPAATVGIGMAWGQPLVSLGSAVLLAVNVLSINLAALVVLWYKGYQPSQWFRTDEAKSATASRIGVLVVAILVLSAFLGGVTLDTFERANTEEQIRAEAGGIVAEAGATLLEIEVQQTNTAVFQQPTRVVVTVGVPPGEAFPALADDIDAVADRIADRDVTTEVRFVTVDQAG, from the coding sequence GTGCGACTCGTACAGGTCACGATACCGGCAGGCAAGCGCGACGCCATCCTCCAAGCTCTTGACGACGAGGGGATCGACTACGTCGTCAACGACGAGACGAGCGGTCGGGAGTACACCGGCGTCGCGTACTTCCCGCTGCCCAGTGCGGCCGTCGAGCCGGTGCTCGAACAGCTCCGAGCGGTCGGGATCGACGAGGACGGGTACACGGTGATCGTCGACGCCAACACCGTCATCTCCCGCCAGTTCGACGAACTCCAGGAGCGATACGACGAGGAGGAAGACGAGGACCGGATCGCTCGCGAGGAACTGACCGCCAGAGCCAGCGACATGGCTCCCGCCTTTTCGACGTACGTCGTCATGACGGTCGTCAGCGCGCTGATCGCGACGGCCGGCCTCTTGCTCGACTCGCCCGCCGTCGTCGTCGGCTCGATGGTGATCGCGCCGCTGATCGGCCCGGCGATGGCGACCAGCGTCGGCACCGTCATGGACGACCAGGAGATGTTCCGACGGGGCGTCAAACTCCAGTTGCTCGGGCTCGTGCTGGCCGTCGTCAGCGCCGGCCTCTTTGCCTTCCTCGTGCGTTCGGTCCACCTCATCCCGCCGCTCGCGGACGTCACGTCGATCCCGGAGATCCGCGAGCGCGTCGCCCCGGACTTCCTCTCGCTGGTGGTCGCGCTGGGTGCGGGGGTCGCGGGCGTCGTCAGCCTCTCGTCGGGCGTCTCGACCGCGCTGGTCGGGGTGATGATCGCCGTCGCGCTGATCCCGCCGGCTGCGACGGTCGGCATCGGCATGGCGTGGGGCCAGCCACTGGTCTCGCTTGGCTCCGCGGTGTTGCTCGCCGTCAACGTCCTCTCGATCAACCTCGCGGCGCTCGTCGTGCTGTGGTACAAGGGGTACCAGCCGAGCCAGTGGTTCCGGACCGACGAGGCAAAGAGCGCAACGGCCTCCCGGATCGGCGTGCTCGTCGTCGCTATCCTGGTCCTCTCGGCGTTTCTCGGCGGCGTCACGCTCGATACGTTCGAGCGGGCAAACACGGAAGAGCAGATCCGGGCCGAGGCCGGCGGGATCGTCGCCGAGGCCGGCGCGACGCTGCTGGAGATCGAGGTCCAGCAGACCAACACCGCGGTGTTCCAGCAGCCGACCCGCGTCGTCGTCACGGTCGGCGTCCCGCCCGGCGAGGCGTTTCCGGCGCTCGCAGACGACATCGACGCGGTGGCCGACCGGATCGCCGACCGCGACGTGACGACGGAGGTCCGTTTCGTCACCGTCGACCAGGCCGGCTGA
- a CDS encoding HD domain-containing protein, which produces MPSTLDSLARSLAMPYYDAALPAHDRFHAKRVRDLSLRLAERWDRAVDRDVLSGAAWLHDIGRPLERVGEIDDHGEWATVTARELLAEEGVAASRIDAVAHCLRTHSIRSSSPEPESPEAKLLFDADKLDATGAVGIVRLACVVGERSGRTGTQYAHLDDASTHEATTDRRDISVLREWARERLARLHTPPARRLGRSRWRFMEAFFEQFESEIGVRADA; this is translated from the coding sequence ATGCCCTCCACACTCGATTCGCTCGCACGATCGCTGGCGATGCCGTACTACGACGCTGCTCTCCCCGCGCACGATCGGTTCCACGCGAAACGGGTCCGCGATCTCTCCCTGCGACTCGCCGAGAGGTGGGACCGCGCTGTCGATCGCGACGTGCTGTCCGGGGCGGCGTGGCTTCACGATATCGGCCGTCCCCTGGAGCGCGTCGGGGAAATCGACGACCACGGCGAGTGGGCCACGGTCACGGCCAGGGAGTTGCTTGCCGAGGAAGGCGTCGCTGCCAGCCGAATCGACGCCGTCGCACACTGCCTGCGAACTCACAGTATCCGATCGAGTTCACCGGAGCCCGAGAGCCCGGAAGCGAAGCTCCTGTTCGACGCCGACAAGCTCGATGCGACCGGTGCCGTCGGGATCGTCCGACTCGCGTGTGTCGTCGGCGAACGATCGGGGCGAACGGGGACCCAGTACGCACACCTCGACGACGCCTCGACACACGAAGCGACGACCGACCGTCGCGACATTTCGGTCCTCCGTGAGTGGGCGCGCGAACGACTGGCACGACTACACACGCCACCGGCCCGGCGGCTCGGCAGGTCACGGTGGCGTTTCATGGAGGCGTTCTTCGAGCAGTTCGAGAGCGAGATCGGCGTGCGAGCCGACGCCTGA
- a CDS encoding SIMPL domain-containing protein has protein sequence MRRSIPAVAVLATLVLLSGCTGALGAGDSAQTAATDNRTVDVGATGAVSAQPDQAVVRVGVETRAGDAATARQQLADNVTQLRDALADVEGAQVRTNGYDIGQDYRRPPAEEEDPEPRYVARQSFEITVNDTSKAGSVIDTAVANGANNVDNVEFTLSADRRDELEEQALEGAMDRARTKATTIAERADLTIEGVETVTTVDRGYRPYAAEATATAATDGASTDIDSGPVTVTAQVQVTYEAAESA, from the coding sequence ATGCGACGTTCAATCCCCGCGGTCGCCGTGCTGGCGACGCTCGTGCTCCTCAGTGGCTGTACGGGCGCGCTCGGTGCCGGCGACAGCGCACAGACAGCCGCCACCGACAACCGAACCGTCGACGTGGGCGCGACCGGCGCGGTCAGCGCCCAGCCCGACCAGGCCGTCGTGCGCGTCGGCGTCGAGACGCGTGCCGGCGACGCCGCGACCGCTCGACAGCAACTCGCCGACAACGTCACCCAGCTTCGAGATGCCCTCGCCGACGTCGAGGGCGCACAGGTGCGGACCAACGGCTACGACATCGGGCAGGACTACCGCCGCCCGCCCGCCGAAGAAGAGGATCCCGAGCCCCGATACGTCGCCCGCCAGTCCTTCGAGATCACTGTCAACGACACCAGCAAGGCAGGCTCCGTGATCGATACGGCCGTCGCCAACGGGGCGAACAATGTCGACAACGTCGAGTTCACGCTGTCGGCCGACCGCCGTGACGAGCTCGAAGAACAGGCCCTGGAGGGCGCGATGGACCGCGCCCGGACGAAGGCAACGACGATCGCCGAGCGGGCGGACCTGACGATCGAGGGCGTCGAGACCGTCACGACCGTCGACCGAGGCTACCGGCCCTACGCCGCCGAGGCGACGGCGACCGCGGCCACAGACGGTGCCAGCACCGACATCGACAGCGGACCGGTCACGGTGACGGCACAGGTCCAGGTCACCTACGAGGCCGCCGAGTCGGCCTGA
- a CDS encoding NADPH-dependent FMN reductase — MSGPPLVVAISGSLRETSTTCLALEHALSAAETAGATTELVDLREWELPLFDPDDRDRGDAEALRALIDDADAVVLGTPVYHGMVSSALKNALDYLGRDEFRDTTVGLLATAGGGSYGPALEHLRTGVRTVHGWTLPHEVGIRNASDAFDDDGAFVDADIEARVRTLGRMVAANAGTEPKAAV, encoded by the coding sequence ATGAGCGGGCCCCCGCTCGTCGTCGCCATCAGCGGCAGTCTGCGCGAGACGAGCACGACGTGTCTGGCACTGGAACACGCGCTGTCGGCCGCAGAGACGGCCGGCGCGACGACGGAACTGGTCGACCTCCGCGAGTGGGAACTGCCGCTGTTCGATCCCGACGACCGCGACCGGGGCGACGCCGAAGCGTTGCGGGCGCTGATCGACGACGCCGACGCGGTGGTGCTCGGAACGCCGGTGTACCACGGCATGGTGTCGTCGGCGCTGAAGAACGCGCTCGACTACCTGGGGCGCGACGAGTTCCGAGACACGACGGTCGGACTGCTGGCGACTGCCGGCGGTGGCTCCTACGGCCCGGCGCTGGAACACCTCCGAACCGGCGTCCGGACGGTCCACGGCTGGACGCTCCCCCACGAGGTCGGGATCCGCAACGCGTCCGACGCCTTCGACGACGACGGAGCCTTCGTCGACGCCGACATCGAGGCCCGGGTGCGGACGCTCGGCCGGATGGTCGCGGCCAACGCCGGGACCGAACCGAAAGCCGCAGTATAG
- a CDS encoding STAS/SEC14 domain-containing protein, giving the protein MIDRETVTAALDDYRPDPNDAMFEVLTEPTPAVVAIRVGDCSPGGFRDLYRLLSATTDAHDTVHLYEETVDWTARSALSNWYGILPDLRRGSTFDIGRYAAVGDSVWARGLFDCWRAIAPVWPVSPDEMRYFGPAEREAARSWVRTGELPGDRGRATQ; this is encoded by the coding sequence ATGATCGACCGCGAGACGGTGACGGCCGCGCTCGACGACTATCGGCCCGATCCGAACGACGCGATGTTCGAAGTACTGACCGAGCCGACACCGGCTGTCGTCGCCATTCGAGTCGGCGACTGCTCGCCCGGCGGGTTCAGAGACCTCTACCGGCTCCTCTCGGCGACGACCGACGCACACGACACCGTCCACCTCTACGAGGAGACAGTCGACTGGACCGCCCGGTCGGCCCTCTCGAACTGGTACGGCATCCTGCCGGACCTCCGACGAGGGTCGACGTTCGACATCGGTCGCTACGCCGCAGTCGGCGATTCGGTCTGGGCCCGGGGACTGTTCGACTGCTGGCGAGCCATCGCGCCGGTCTGGCCGGTCAGTCCCGACGAGATGCGGTACTTCGGCCCGGCGGAACGCGAGGCGGCACGCAGCTGGGTCCGGACCGGCGAACTCCCGGGCGATCGTGGGAGGGCTACACAGTGA
- the uvrB gene encoding excinuclease ABC subunit UvrB — MSDSGPLSPDRPDAETAFRVDAPFEPAGDQPDAIEQLVDGYRRGMDKQTLLGVTGSGKTNTVSWAIEELQQPTLVIAHNKTLAAQLYEEFRSLFPDNAVEYFVSYYDYYQPEAYVEQTDTYIDKDASINDEIDRLRHSATRSLLTRDDVIVVASVSAIYGLGDPRNYVDMSLRLEEGQRIERDELLGQLVDLNYERNDVDFTQGTFRVRGDTVEIYPMYGRYAVRVDMWGDEIDRLVKMDPLEGEVVSQEPAVLLHPAEHYSIPEQRLQRAIEEIEDMLADRIRYFERQGDAVAAQRIEERTTFDLEMMKETGYCSGIENYSVHLSDRESGEAPYTLLDYFPDDFLTVVDESHQTIPQIKGQFEGDKSRKESLVENGFRLPTAFDNRPLTFEEFEEKTDRTLYVSATPGDYEREESGQVVEQIVRPTHLVDPAIEVADASGQVQDLLERIESMPDEERVLVTTLTKRMAEDLTEYLEESGVDVAYMHDETDTLERHELIRSLRLGEIQVLVGINLLREGLDIPEVSLVAILDADREGFLRSETTLVQTMGRAARNVNGEVVLYADDTSDAMQSAIEETQRRRQIQQAYNEEHGFEPTTIEKEIGESSLPGAETDTSDVAGDGPADADEAARQIERLETRMAEAADNLEFELAADIRDRIRELRAEFELDGGDDGGVPAPGPGEF; from the coding sequence ATGAGCGACTCCGGCCCACTGTCTCCGGACCGACCGGACGCCGAGACGGCGTTTCGCGTCGACGCACCGTTCGAGCCAGCCGGCGACCAGCCAGACGCCATCGAGCAGCTCGTCGACGGATATCGGCGGGGAATGGACAAACAGACCCTGCTGGGCGTCACCGGGTCGGGCAAGACCAACACCGTCTCGTGGGCGATCGAGGAGCTCCAGCAGCCGACGCTGGTCATCGCCCACAACAAGACGCTGGCGGCCCAGCTCTACGAGGAGTTCCGGAGCCTCTTCCCCGACAACGCCGTCGAGTACTTCGTCTCGTACTACGACTACTACCAGCCCGAGGCCTACGTCGAGCAGACCGACACCTACATCGACAAGGACGCCTCGATCAACGACGAGATCGACCGCCTCAGGCACTCTGCGACCCGCTCGCTGCTGACCCGCGACGACGTGATCGTCGTCGCCTCGGTGTCGGCCATCTACGGGCTGGGTGACCCGCGCAACTACGTCGACATGAGCCTCCGGCTGGAGGAGGGCCAGCGCATCGAGCGCGACGAACTCCTGGGCCAGCTCGTAGACCTGAACTACGAGCGCAACGACGTGGACTTCACCCAGGGGACCTTCCGCGTGCGGGGCGACACCGTCGAGATCTACCCGATGTACGGCCGCTACGCCGTCCGGGTGGACATGTGGGGCGACGAGATCGACCGCCTCGTGAAGATGGATCCCCTGGAAGGCGAGGTCGTCAGCCAGGAGCCCGCCGTCTTGCTCCACCCGGCAGAGCACTACTCGATCCCCGAGCAGCGCCTCCAGCGGGCGATCGAGGAGATCGAGGACATGCTGGCAGACCGAATCCGCTACTTCGAACGGCAGGGCGACGCCGTCGCGGCCCAGCGCATCGAGGAGCGGACCACGTTCGATCTGGAGATGATGAAAGAGACCGGCTACTGCTCGGGGATCGAGAACTACTCGGTCCACCTCTCGGACCGCGAGAGCGGCGAAGCGCCGTACACGCTGTTGGACTACTTCCCCGACGACTTCCTCACCGTCGTCGACGAGTCCCACCAGACGATCCCCCAGATCAAAGGCCAGTTCGAGGGCGACAAGTCACGCAAGGAGAGTCTGGTGGAGAACGGCTTCCGCCTGCCGACCGCCTTCGACAACCGTCCGCTGACCTTCGAGGAGTTCGAGGAAAAGACCGACCGGACGCTGTACGTCTCGGCGACGCCGGGCGACTACGAGCGCGAGGAGAGCGGCCAGGTCGTCGAGCAGATCGTCCGTCCGACCCACCTCGTCGATCCCGCGATCGAGGTCGCAGACGCCAGCGGCCAGGTCCAGGACCTGCTCGAACGGATCGAATCGATGCCCGACGAGGAGCGCGTGCTGGTGACGACACTCACCAAACGCATGGCCGAGGACCTCACCGAGTATCTCGAAGAGAGCGGCGTCGACGTGGCCTACATGCACGACGAGACCGACACGCTGGAACGCCACGAACTGATCCGGTCGCTGCGGCTGGGCGAGATCCAGGTGCTCGTCGGCATCAACCTCCTGCGGGAGGGACTGGACATCCCCGAAGTGAGCCTCGTCGCGATTCTCGACGCCGACCGGGAGGGGTTCCTGCGGTCGGAGACGACGCTCGTCCAGACGATGGGGCGGGCCGCCCGCAACGTCAACGGCGAGGTCGTCCTCTACGCCGACGACACGAGCGACGCGATGCAGTCGGCCATCGAGGAGACCCAGCGCCGCCGCCAGATCCAGCAGGCGTACAACGAGGAACACGGCTTCGAGCCGACGACTATCGAGAAAGAGATCGGCGAGTCCTCGCTTCCGGGTGCCGAGACAGACACCAGCGACGTGGCCGGTGACGGCCCGGCCGACGCCGACGAGGCGGCCCGACAGATCGAACGGCTCGAAACACGGATGGCCGAGGCCGCGGACAACCTGGAGTTCGAACTCGCTGCAGACATCCGCGATCGGATCCGCGAGCTCCGCGCGGAGTTCGAACTCGACGGCGGAGACGACGGTGGCGTGCCGGCACCCGGTCCCGGCGAGTTCTGA
- a CDS encoding rubrerythrin family protein — MDAQEFVDTISSENKTALSRLGSSKALYALTGGEMDEGPILAGAADRAHYAFETVDGWEGDAFETTADTAREHYETIADEHGDHEPGERPAMFETLAEQDETAARLGGLVGWTLVAKKTFEQLTGFFVGQADPQTSQVFRDLGGDIEDLRQAALDALAEDGDWDAAETAASAVVQAAYEDYFETLEALGVNPKPVC; from the coding sequence ATGGACGCTCAGGAATTCGTCGACACGATCAGTTCCGAGAACAAGACGGCGCTCTCGCGGCTCGGCTCGTCCAAGGCGCTGTACGCGCTCACCGGCGGCGAGATGGACGAGGGGCCGATCCTCGCCGGTGCGGCCGACCGCGCACACTACGCGTTCGAGACCGTCGACGGGTGGGAGGGCGACGCCTTCGAGACGACCGCCGACACCGCCCGCGAGCACTACGAGACGATCGCCGACGAGCACGGCGATCACGAACCGGGCGAGCGGCCAGCGATGTTCGAGACGCTGGCCGAGCAAGACGAGACGGCCGCCCGCCTGGGCGGGCTCGTCGGCTGGACGCTCGTCGCGAAGAAGACCTTCGAGCAGCTTACCGGCTTCTTCGTCGGGCAGGCCGACCCCCAGACCTCGCAGGTGTTTCGCGATCTCGGCGGTGACATCGAAGACCTGCGTCAGGCGGCACTCGACGCGCTGGCCGAAGACGGCGACTGGGACGCCGCCGAGACGGCCGCGAGTGCGGTGGTCCAGGCCGCCTACGAGGACTACTTCGAGACGCTGGAAGCCCTCGGCGTCAACCCCAAGCCGGTCTGCTGA
- a CDS encoding DUF106 domain-containing protein, translating to MDSSLDAVRADDDLAVALAVVLDRAEAGDGTVAWTDLRGQIDPVEWGRLLDHGVVVPAGDRFVVDDPTAARELLAQRDLDDADPDAPETGGWSRADKLAGVGALALMASYQLPGGRELVGQSVNTVLGPLAAQLPFVATITLLAVVTALASTTIRRRLQSKERMERLKTRLTDVRERLDDARERGDDEAVERLRAEQQELMTQQLSMFKHMLRPMAWTVLVSAPIFLWLSWLAVAPAAAIAPTATVFPMLGRITWTAKLIGPLHVWTVWYIATSMLSGLTIQRTMDRVGVGS from the coding sequence ATGGACAGTTCTCTCGACGCCGTCCGGGCGGACGACGACCTCGCCGTGGCGCTGGCGGTCGTCCTCGACCGTGCCGAGGCGGGCGACGGAACCGTCGCGTGGACGGATCTCCGGGGACAGATCGATCCCGTCGAGTGGGGCCGACTGCTCGACCATGGCGTCGTCGTCCCCGCTGGTGATCGCTTCGTCGTCGACGACCCGACCGCGGCGCGCGAACTGCTCGCACAGCGAGACCTCGACGACGCGGACCCCGACGCCCCAGAGACCGGCGGCTGGTCGCGCGCGGACAAGCTGGCAGGCGTCGGCGCACTCGCACTGATGGCGAGCTACCAGTTGCCCGGCGGGCGCGAACTGGTCGGCCAGAGCGTCAACACCGTCCTCGGACCGCTCGCGGCACAACTGCCCTTCGTCGCGACGATCACACTACTCGCAGTCGTGACCGCGCTGGCGTCGACGACGATTCGCCGCCGACTCCAGTCGAAAGAACGGATGGAGCGGCTCAAGACCCGGCTGACCGACGTTCGCGAGCGACTCGACGACGCCCGCGAGCGCGGCGACGACGAGGCCGTCGAACGGCTCCGGGCCGAACAGCAGGAGCTGATGACCCAGCAACTGTCGATGTTCAAGCACATGCTCCGACCGATGGCCTGGACGGTGCTGGTCTCGGCACCGATCTTCCTGTGGCTCTCGTGGCTGGCCGTCGCGCCCGCCGCCGCCATCGCGCCGACGGCGACGGTGTTCCCGATGCTCGGCCGGATCACCTGGACGGCCAAACTGATCGGGCCGCTGCACGTCTGGACGGTGTGGTACATCGCCACCTCGATGCTCTCGGGGCTGACGATCCAGCGGACGATGGACCGGGTCGGCGTCGGGTCCTGA